In Bacillota bacterium, one genomic interval encodes:
- a CDS encoding type II toxin-antitoxin system RelB/DinJ family antitoxin, translating into MQKTTTLNLRVNPDVKRRAEEVLSQLGMPMSTAIDIYLKQISLTGGIPFAVTLPKAPVSINADLMAADEIHAKLQEGYNDIEKGNVQDASAAFKRFRETHA; encoded by the coding sequence ATGCAAAAAACTACGACTTTAAATCTGAGAGTTAATCCTGACGTAAAAAGAAGGGCTGAAGAAGTTCTTTCACAGCTTGGCATGCCTATGTCCACAGCGATAGATATTTATCTGAAACAGATTTCACTGACCGGCGGAATACCTTTTGCTGTAACACTGCCGAAGGCACCGGTTTCTATAAACGCCGATTTAATGGCAGCGGACGAAATTCATGCGAAGTTACAAGAAGGATATAACGATATCGAAAAAGGCAATGTGCAAGATGCATCTGCTGCCTTTAAGAGATTTCGGGAGACGCACGCATGA